Proteins encoded within one genomic window of Lampris incognitus isolate fLamInc1 chromosome 1, fLamInc1.hap2, whole genome shotgun sequence:
- the cenatac gene encoding coiled-coil domain-containing protein 84 — translation MGAFYCAVCRQTSFSGKGHIFGKSHQSRLRVALLKFLEKVKEARRTLKKPQVEKFDCTQHQRTFWCYCCGLEIERNVTDGNMTVLYGGLLEHMATPEHKKNTHKFWWENKADPKLRDKVIITTEETERFKAEVTKVLDSCLEKEDEFIKQQADVIRAQEKHRQEVLQSLVESEAELELPNGSHGSGTPVEEATSSHLRHLGSDQQAGPSRVDPMVEGQWAGPGQGLTFIGYQDSSNSGNVHTGAVPPWLQDDPLEGKSGSATPPEIGPSLQDFLKHKEQEKLRKLPPNRVGANFDHSSQTDANWLPSFGRVWNSGRRWQSRHQFREEEEQTNRKKRKAEPGFDRSKKLKTSK, via the exons ATGGGTGCATTCTACTGCGCTGTATGCAGACAAACGTCTTTCTCTGGAAAGGGGCACATCTTCGGAAAAAGTCACCAAAGCAGACTTCGAGTTGCACTTCTCAAATTCCTGGAAAAG GTGAAAGAGGCCCGCAGAACACTTAAAAAACCACAAGTGGAGAAATTTGATTGCACCCAGCACCAACGAACATTCTGGTGTTATTGCTGTGGCCTCGAAATTGAGAGGAACGTCACTGATGGCAATATGACTGTGCTGTATGGGGGCTTGTTGGAGCACATGGCCAC GCCAGAACACAAGAAGAACACACACAAATTCTGGTGGGAAAACAAGGCTGACCCCAAGCTGAGGGACAAGGTCATCATCACAACGGAAGAGACTGAAAG ATTCAAAGCTGAGGTGACAAAAGTGTTGGACTCTTGTTTGGAAAAGGAAGATGAATTTATCAAACAG CAAGCTGATGTCATCCGGGCCCAGGAAAAGCATCGTCAGGAAGTCCTCCAATCCCTTGTTGAG TCTGAGGCAGAGTTGGAACTGCCCAACGGATCCCACGGATCAGGCACCCCTGTGGAGGAGGCCACCAG CTCTCATCTTAGGCACCTGGGATCTGACCAGCAGGCGGGACCGAGCAGAGTAGACCCAATGGTTGAAGGGCAGTGGGCGGGACCAGGACAAGGCTTGACCTTCATTGGTTACCAG GACTCATCAAACAGTGGAAATGTCCACACAG GAGCTGTCCCCCCCTGGCTTCAGGATGATCCTCTAGAGGGAAAATCCGGGTCAGCAACACCGCCGGAGATCGGCCCGTCCCTCCAAGACTTCCTCAAACACA agGAGCAGGAGAAGCTGAGGAAGCTACCGCCGAACAGAGTGGGAGCCAACTTTGACCACAGCTCCCAGACAGATGCTAACTGGCTTCCCTCTTTTGGCAGAGTGTGGAACAGTGGCCGACGCTGGCAGTCCAG GCACCAGTtcagagaagaggaggagcagaCAAACAGGAAAAAGAGAAAGGCTGAGCCTGGTTTTGACAGGTCGAAGAAATTAAAAACATCTAAATAA